Proteins encoded by one window of Acetivibrio thermocellus ATCC 27405:
- a CDS encoding F0F1 ATP synthase subunit A, producing MGEFANELQELIKPNKIINFSVFGFDMSITDSVIMMWIVMAFLIIFSLVFTRKLKTIPEGKQNVVEVIVEFIYNFAKDSMGHNGKLFAPYIGTVLLFLIVSNMAAIFNVIPSSEDIYHWTGIEYFKDLNFAIRPPTKDVNVTLTLALMSMVAVALAGIRVKKVSGWLKSFFEPVPLMLPFKMLDYVIRPVSLCFRMFGNILGAVIIMELVYFAFPAVLPAFLSIYFDLFDGILQAYVFVFLTSIYMGEAVE from the coding sequence ATGGGAGAGTTTGCAAATGAATTACAGGAATTAATAAAGCCAAATAAAATTATCAACTTTTCTGTTTTTGGTTTTGACATGTCCATTACCGATTCTGTGATCATGATGTGGATTGTGATGGCTTTTCTTATAATTTTTTCTCTTGTTTTTACAAGAAAGCTCAAAACAATCCCGGAGGGTAAACAAAATGTAGTTGAGGTCATTGTGGAGTTCATATATAACTTTGCGAAAGATTCCATGGGCCACAACGGGAAGCTGTTTGCTCCGTATATAGGCACGGTTTTGCTGTTTTTGATTGTTTCCAACATGGCAGCTATTTTTAACGTCATTCCCTCCAGTGAAGATATTTATCACTGGACAGGAATAGAATATTTCAAGGATTTGAATTTTGCCATAAGGCCCCCTACAAAAGATGTAAACGTAACATTGACGCTGGCTTTGATGTCAATGGTTGCGGTGGCTCTGGCCGGAATAAGGGTAAAAAAGGTGTCGGGCTGGCTGAAGAGCTTTTTTGAGCCTGTGCCTTTGATGCTTCCTTTTAAGATGCTTGACTATGTGATAAGGCCTGTGTCGCTGTGCTTCCGTATGTTTGGAAATATCCTGGGGGCCGTAATTATTATGGAACTTGTGTATTTTGCATTCCCGGCTGTTTTACCGGCGTTTTTAAGCATATATTTTGATTTGTTTGACGGTATTCTGCAGGCTTATGTATTTGTATTTCTGACTTCGATTTACATGGGTGAAGCGGTTGAGTAA
- the atpE gene encoding ATP synthase F0 subunit C, which yields MAGIVAISASLCVLTGVAAGIGISVATSKAVDAVARQPEAADKIRNIVVLGAALAEATAIYGFVIALLMVLLK from the coding sequence ATGGCAGGAATAGTGGCAATTTCGGCAAGTTTGTGTGTACTCACAGGAGTGGCTGCTGGAATAGGTATAAGCGTGGCAACATCCAAGGCTGTGGATGCTGTGGCAAGACAGCCTGAGGCTGCGGACAAAATAAGAAATATTGTGGTTTTGGGTGCGGCGCTGGCAGAAGCTACTGCAATATATGGATTTGTAATAGCGCTGTTGATGGTTTTGTTGAAATAA
- the atpF gene encoding F0F1 ATP synthase subunit B yields the protein MLQENFVSCSKEREVQLAVLSEFIHIPTFIYTALNLVILYFILKRLLFKPVWEFMENRKNSIAESMEKAEKGKAEALELKNKYESELNEAYAKAQKILKEAEEKAKQEYERIIRDAKNEAEALKLKAKEEIEREKNEALKEIRNEVVSLALEAASKVLEANMDTEENRKLVNRFIDEQGVA from the coding sequence ATGCTGCAAGAGAATTTCGTCTCTTGCAGCAAAGAAAGAGAGGTGCAGTTGGCTGTGCTTTCGGAATTTATACACATTCCCACATTTATTTATACCGCACTGAATCTTGTGATACTTTATTTTATACTAAAAAGGCTCCTTTTCAAGCCGGTGTGGGAGTTTATGGAGAACAGAAAAAATTCCATTGCAGAATCCATGGAAAAAGCCGAAAAGGGAAAAGCCGAGGCTTTAGAGCTTAAGAACAAATACGAAAGCGAACTTAACGAAGCATATGCAAAAGCACAAAAGATACTAAAAGAAGCAGAGGAAAAAGCAAAGCAGGAATATGAAAGAATAATCCGGGATGCAAAAAATGAAGCCGAAGCCTTGAAGTTAAAAGCAAAAGAAGAGATTGAGCGTGAAAAGAATGAGGCTCTCAAAGAAATCAGAAATGAAGTGGTAAGCCTGGCTCTGGAGGCGGCATCAAAGGTTTTGGAAGCCAATATGGATACCGAAGAAAACAGGAAGCTGGTAAACAGGTTTATTGATGAACAGGGTGTGGCATAA
- a CDS encoding F0F1 ATP synthase subunit delta, translated as MQLVNTRYAEALIDVTEEKNSTDKVLNNLVQVLKLLEENREFYSFLLDPQIQKESRKEAIIKVFEGRIEQEVVNFLMLLVDKERFENIRGIVEEYFRLADERKNILNMTIISAFPLEDVQINRIKEKYKKLYNKTDVKAKLIIDKSLIGGVKIQIGDKVIDDSIKGRLLCLKEALLQR; from the coding sequence ATGCAGCTGGTCAATACCAGGTATGCTGAGGCGTTAATAGATGTGACCGAAGAAAAAAATTCAACTGACAAGGTTTTAAATAATCTTGTACAAGTTTTAAAATTGCTTGAAGAAAACCGGGAGTTTTATTCTTTCCTGCTTGATCCTCAGATACAGAAAGAAAGCAGAAAAGAGGCAATAATAAAAGTATTTGAAGGACGAATTGAACAGGAAGTTGTTAATTTTTTAATGCTTCTTGTGGATAAAGAAAGATTTGAAAATATCAGAGGTATAGTGGAAGAGTATTTTAGATTGGCGGATGAAAGAAAAAATATATTGAACATGACAATAATCTCTGCATTTCCTTTGGAGGATGTGCAGATTAACAGGATAAAAGAGAAGTATAAAAAACTTTACAACAAGACTGATGTAAAAGCCAAACTTATAATTGACAAGTCTTTAATCGGAGGGGTCAAAATACAGATAGGCGACAAGGTTATTGATGATTCAATAAAGGGAAGACTTTTATGTTTAAAAGAAGCATTGTTGCAACGTTAA
- the atpA gene encoding F0F1 ATP synthase subunit alpha: MDLRPEEVSAIIKQQIDKYGNKSHVDDVGYVLQAGDGIARVYGLNNCMSGELLEFENGVFGMAMNLEEDNIGCVLFRGERDVKEGTLVKRTGKTVEVPVGKALIGRVIDPLGNPLDGKGEIETEKFRPIEYPAPSVMDRKPVNRPLQTGIMAIDAMVPIGRGQRELIIGDRQTGKTAIAVDTILNQKGKDVICIYVAIGQKASSVAEVINTLEEGGAMEYTVVVSSTASEMPTLQYIAPYAGCSIAEEFMYNDHKDVLIVYDDLSKHAVAYRAMSLLLRRPPGREAYPGDVFYLHSRLLERAAQLSDELGGGSITALPIIETQVGDVSAYIPTNVISITDGQIYLETELFYSGQRPAVNVGLSVSRVGGAAQIKAMKKVAGALRINLAQYRELAVFAQFGSDLDKVTKDKLIQGERLVESLKQSRRATMPVEDQVIVLYMATNKYLMDLPVKEVRSFNKEFVKFVNSNYPEIPNEIRATGDLSSETENMLKKAAEEFKDQYLRTKR, from the coding sequence ATGGATTTAAGACCTGAAGAGGTAAGTGCGATAATAAAGCAGCAAATAGATAAATATGGAAACAAATCCCATGTAGATGATGTGGGCTATGTATTACAGGCAGGGGACGGTATTGCGAGGGTATACGGGCTCAACAACTGCATGTCCGGAGAGCTTCTGGAGTTTGAGAACGGTGTATTCGGAATGGCGATGAACCTGGAAGAGGATAACATAGGCTGTGTGCTGTTTCGCGGCGAAAGAGATGTAAAAGAGGGAACATTGGTGAAGAGAACGGGAAAGACTGTTGAGGTTCCTGTGGGAAAGGCTCTAATCGGAAGGGTGATTGATCCTCTTGGAAACCCCTTGGACGGCAAAGGAGAAATTGAGACGGAAAAGTTCAGGCCTATAGAATATCCGGCACCGTCAGTAATGGACAGAAAACCGGTGAACAGACCTCTTCAAACAGGAATAATGGCAATCGACGCAATGGTTCCCATAGGAAGAGGGCAAAGGGAGCTTATAATCGGAGACAGACAGACCGGTAAAACCGCTATAGCCGTGGATACAATACTGAATCAAAAAGGCAAGGATGTAATATGCATTTATGTTGCCATAGGTCAAAAAGCTTCTTCGGTTGCCGAGGTGATAAACACCCTCGAGGAAGGAGGGGCCATGGAATATACGGTGGTGGTGTCTTCCACGGCCAGTGAGATGCCAACACTGCAGTATATAGCACCTTATGCCGGCTGTTCCATTGCGGAAGAGTTTATGTACAATGATCACAAAGATGTATTGATAGTGTATGACGACCTGTCCAAACATGCCGTTGCATACAGGGCAATGTCGCTGCTTTTAAGAAGGCCGCCGGGAAGAGAGGCTTATCCCGGTGACGTGTTTTATCTTCATTCGAGACTGCTGGAGAGGGCGGCCCAGCTTAGTGACGAACTGGGAGGCGGTTCGATAACCGCATTGCCCATAATTGAGACCCAGGTGGGTGATGTTTCTGCATACATTCCGACCAACGTAATATCCATAACCGACGGACAGATATATCTTGAAACTGAGTTATTTTATTCCGGACAGAGACCTGCCGTAAATGTCGGGCTTTCGGTTTCAAGAGTGGGTGGTGCGGCGCAGATTAAGGCCATGAAAAAGGTTGCGGGAGCACTCAGAATAAATCTTGCCCAGTACAGGGAGCTGGCAGTGTTTGCACAGTTTGGATCCGACCTTGACAAAGTGACCAAAGACAAACTTATACAGGGGGAAAGACTGGTAGAGAGCCTGAAACAGTCAAGGCGTGCAACCATGCCGGTGGAAGACCAGGTAATAGTGCTTTATATGGCTACCAACAAGTATCTTATGGATTTACCGGTAAAAGAAGTCAGGAGTTTCAACAAGGAGTTTGTGAAGTTCGTAAACAGCAATTATCCGGAGATTCCCAATGAAATAAGAGCTACGGGGGATCTCAGCAGTGAAACCGAGAATATGCTGAAAAAAGCTGCAGAGGAATTCAAAGACCAATATCTCAGAACAAAGAGATAA
- the atpG gene encoding ATP synthase F1 subunit gamma: protein MAHINEIKLRMKSIRETRQITNAMKLISAAKLKKAKKQLEKASPYFEKVRSTMADILLRSGKIENKYFHARDEKTDKKKAYIVITGEKGFAGGYNHNIIKFTEECLKQDKDPLLFVAGNVGRNHFLKNKYNVYMEFDYPVQNPSIYMAREIMEVILDLFDKEVFDELYIIYTHMFSNIKMEPSIIKLLPLELDTLKEKLQINESTEKIVDGCMEYEPDPEYVFNVLVRKYIKGVVYGAFVESFTSEQNSRMTAMDNATANANDMLKKLDLLYNRARQSKITQDITEIVGGAEALK from the coding sequence ATGGCTCATATAAACGAAATAAAGCTCAGAATGAAAAGCATCAGGGAAACCAGACAGATTACGAACGCAATGAAGCTGATATCGGCGGCAAAGCTTAAAAAAGCCAAGAAGCAGCTGGAAAAGGCAAGTCCATATTTTGAAAAGGTTAGATCCACCATGGCGGATATTCTTCTAAGGAGCGGAAAAATAGAAAACAAGTATTTTCATGCGAGGGACGAAAAAACGGACAAAAAAAAGGCTTATATTGTCATTACAGGAGAAAAGGGATTTGCCGGAGGTTACAACCACAATATAATTAAATTTACGGAAGAGTGTCTCAAACAAGACAAAGACCCTTTGTTGTTTGTTGCCGGAAATGTGGGAAGAAATCACTTTTTAAAGAATAAATACAACGTATATATGGAATTTGACTATCCGGTCCAAAATCCCAGCATATATATGGCGAGGGAAATAATGGAGGTTATTCTGGACCTTTTTGACAAAGAGGTTTTTGATGAATTGTATATAATTTACACCCATATGTTTTCCAATATAAAGATGGAACCGTCGATTATCAAGCTGCTTCCTTTGGAATTGGATACTTTGAAGGAGAAGCTTCAAATTAATGAAAGTACGGAAAAAATAGTGGACGGATGCATGGAATATGAGCCGGATCCTGAATATGTATTCAACGTATTGGTTCGAAAATACATCAAAGGAGTGGTATACGGGGCTTTTGTGGAATCCTTTACCAGTGAGCAAAATTCCAGAATGACTGCAATGGATAATGCCACCGCCAATGCAAATGATATGTTAAAGAAGCTGGATCTTTTATACAACAGGGCAAGGCAGTCGAAAATAACCCAAGATATTACTGAAATTGTCGGCGGAGCGGAAGCTTTGAAATAA
- the atpD gene encoding F0F1 ATP synthase subunit beta: MATENVGTVVQIIGPVIDIRFERGKLPSIYNAIKINSEGIDIVAEVMQYTGNDTVRCVSMNSTDGLKRGMKAVDTGEPIKVPVGKEVLGRVFNVLGEPIDGKGDVKATTYLPIHREAPGLDEQKPVTEILETGIKVIDLLAPYAKGGKIGLFGGAGVGKTVLIMELIRNIATEHGGYSVFTGVGERSREGNDLWNEMNESGVIEKTALVFGQMNEPPGSRMRVGLTGLTMAEYFRDELGQDVLLFIDNIFRFIQAGSEVSALLGRIPSAVGYQPTLATEMGALQERITSTKKGSITSVQAVYVPADDLTDPAPATTFTHLDATTVLSRHIVEQGIYPAVDPLDSTSRVLDRRIVGDEHYTVARKVQEILQRYKELQDIIAILGLDELSEEDKLIVFRARKIQRFLSQPFFVAEAYTGYKGKFVRIKDTIRGFKEIIEGKMDDIPEAAFYMAGTIDEVYERAKKM; the protein is encoded by the coding sequence ATGGCCACGGAAAATGTAGGTACAGTGGTGCAGATAATTGGACCTGTTATAGATATAAGGTTTGAGAGAGGAAAGCTTCCTTCGATATACAATGCAATAAAAATCAATTCAGAAGGCATCGATATAGTTGCCGAAGTGATGCAGTATACAGGAAATGACACTGTAAGATGTGTGTCAATGAATTCAACGGACGGACTGAAAAGGGGCATGAAGGCCGTTGACACCGGTGAACCTATAAAGGTCCCGGTGGGCAAAGAGGTTTTGGGAAGAGTGTTTAATGTGCTGGGAGAACCCATTGACGGCAAAGGTGATGTGAAAGCAACAACATATCTTCCCATTCACAGAGAAGCTCCCGGACTTGACGAGCAGAAGCCGGTAACGGAGATTTTGGAGACGGGAATAAAGGTAATCGACCTTCTGGCTCCTTACGCCAAGGGAGGGAAAATAGGTCTGTTTGGCGGAGCGGGAGTCGGTAAAACTGTGCTTATAATGGAGCTTATAAGAAACATTGCAACAGAGCATGGCGGATATTCCGTATTCACCGGAGTAGGTGAAAGATCAAGGGAAGGAAACGATCTTTGGAATGAAATGAATGAATCCGGTGTAATAGAAAAAACCGCCCTGGTGTTCGGGCAAATGAATGAACCTCCGGGTTCAAGAATGAGAGTGGGGCTTACGGGCCTTACCATGGCAGAGTATTTCAGGGACGAACTGGGCCAGGATGTACTTCTTTTCATTGACAATATATTCAGGTTCATCCAGGCGGGTTCCGAAGTGTCGGCTCTTTTAGGGAGAATTCCGTCAGCAGTTGGGTACCAGCCTACTTTGGCTACGGAAATGGGAGCCCTGCAGGAAAGAATAACTTCTACCAAAAAAGGGTCAATTACTTCGGTACAGGCGGTTTATGTGCCTGCGGATGACCTGACGGACCCTGCACCGGCAACAACCTTTACCCACCTTGATGCCACTACCGTACTGTCAAGGCATATTGTTGAACAGGGAATTTACCCTGCCGTTGACCCCTTAGATTCCACTTCAAGGGTGCTGGACCGCAGAATTGTCGGTGATGAACACTATACCGTTGCAAGAAAGGTGCAGGAGATTTTGCAAAGATACAAGGAACTTCAGGATATAATTGCAATACTTGGACTTGATGAATTGTCGGAGGAAGACAAGCTCATAGTATTTAGAGCAAGGAAGATACAGAGATTTCTTTCCCAGCCGTTCTTTGTGGCGGAGGCCTATACGGGATACAAAGGGAAGTTTGTCCGCATAAAGGACACGATAAGGGGATTTAAGGAAATTATTGAAGGAAAAATGGATGACATTCCCGAAGCCGCATTCTATATGGCTGGAACTATTGATGAAGTTTATGAAAGAGCAAAGAAAATGTAG
- a CDS encoding F0F1 ATP synthase subunit epsilon, whose protein sequence is MSSTFYLEILTPERKFFWGDVESIIVKTPTGEMGILKGHIPTVAVIDIGSIKIKKDGKWFEAVLSEGFMEVKQNHVIILVDTAEWPDEIDENRARAAKARAEERLQRRRSEAEYIQSKAALARAMARLKVKGKYN, encoded by the coding sequence TTGTCGTCGACATTTTATTTGGAAATACTGACACCTGAAAGAAAGTTTTTTTGGGGTGATGTTGAGAGCATTATTGTCAAAACCCCTACAGGAGAGATGGGAATATTGAAAGGCCATATTCCTACTGTTGCAGTGATTGACATCGGTTCAATAAAGATCAAGAAAGACGGCAAATGGTTTGAAGCAGTCCTTAGTGAAGGATTTATGGAAGTAAAGCAGAATCATGTGATTATCCTTGTGGATACGGCCGAATGGCCCGACGAAATAGATGAGAACAGGGCAAGAGCCGCAAAAGCAAGGGCGGAGGAGAGACTTCAAAGGCGAAGAAGCGAAGCGGAATATATTCAGTCTAAAGCAGCTTTGGCAAGAGCGATGGCACGCCTTAAAGTTAAGGGAAAATATAATTAG